From Nicotiana tabacum cultivar K326 chromosome 20, ASM71507v2, whole genome shotgun sequence, one genomic window encodes:
- the LOC107818441 gene encoding zinc finger BED domain-containing protein RICESLEEPER 2-like has protein sequence MIFIASVLDPRNKFEYVEGALEELFGEEKGKKINAEVYAYMNSLFGEYLKKYSTESCPQSPSSSTSSNNTSNTPSGSVISASKIRTKLSLKKQKENNGNGGAKSELDKYISEEQEPYSEEFDILSWWKTHAPIFPILSELARDVLAIPISSVASECAFSTGSRILDSFRSSLTPKCVQALICLQDWLREEKNPINVEEDLKYLEEIELGSSAIMPRATAQRPVLLLKSQDCLLMDALSVFVALCLTV, from the exons atgatttttattgcttccgtCTTGGATCCACGTAACAAATTTGAATATGTTGAGGGAGCACTTGAAGAACTTTTTGGggaggaaaaagggaagaaaataaatgcTGAGGTGTATGCTTATATGAATTCTTTGTTTGGAGAGTATCTAAAAAAGTATTCAACCGAATCTTGTCCTCAATCTCCATCTAGTTCTACTTCATCTAACAACACATCTAATACACCTAGTGGGAGTGTTATAAGTGCATCAAAAATAAGGACTAAGCTTAGCttgaagaaacaaaaggaaaacaatggAAATGGGGGTGCTAAATCGGAGTTGGATAAATACATTAGTGAAGAACAAGAGCCTTATAGTGAAGAATTTGATATCTTGAGTTGGTGGAAAACACATGCTCCCATATTTCCTATTCTTTCGGAGTTGGCTCGTGATGTGTTGGCAATTCCAATTTCTAGTGTGGCGTCGGAATGCGCGTTTAGCACTGGTAGTcgtattcttgattcatttaggagttcattgactcctaaATGTGTGCAAGCTCTTATTTGTCTTCAAGATTGGCTTAGAGAAGAGAAGAATCCTATTAATGTTGAAGAAGACTTGAAGTATCTTGAGGAAATCGAGCTTG gttCAAGTGCAATCATGCCCCGTGCTACTGCTCAACGCCCCGTGCTACTGCTCAAGAGTCAAGACTGTTTGTTGATGGATGCCCTCTCTGTTTTTGTTGCACTATGTTTAACTGTTTAA